One Glycine soja cultivar W05 chromosome 7, ASM419377v2, whole genome shotgun sequence genomic window, TAGTTAAAACAGGAGAACAAGAGCTAAGGTAATCTGTCAACTCATTGTATGTTACGCGGAAGAGTAAATAATCCACATCAAATATCCAACTGTCAGcataaaaagaaactaaattgAATATCTATGAAGGCCTAGAATCAGAATCTACTCTCCAACTTGACTCCCCCCTCCCCTTTGGTGTGAAGTTTAAACTATTCGTATATTTTACACAGAGATGCTTCAATCACTGCTCTTGAAAcaatattgaaaaagaaaaaattgtcatGTTGAAATTTGACTCTCTTAATCCGTTTCAGCACACATGAAAATAGAATTACAACAACCATTTGAAAATAAGctcaaaattttcttaaaaattcttAAATGCAATGTGGTTAAGCAATTACATCAATATTAACTGCAGAACTGATTCAGTGACACAAACATGACTGATCCACAAATAGATCATAAAGTTATACATATCATGTATAAACACAAGAAAGATAAGGTATGTTTCCTTTTAGTTATTTCCATGATTCCATCTAGAAAAcatatttccttttctttatccCTATAAGGATATACAATGGAATAAACAACAAAAGATTGCTCGAAAAGTCATTATTGCTAGAGTTGTAAATAGATGACCAGTTGTCATCAATGGTGGTGTAAATGAGTTGTGTTGTTTGTGATTTATTCAAGTCTTTCTCATTAAATGCTCCATGAGGCTCATAAACAAACAAACTCAAACTTGAAGTTAGGCTTGGTTATTTCATGAGTCAAGCCCAAGTTGAATTAATACTTTGCAAATAGCCAAATAgttcatatatgtatatattaccTAAAtagttgtaattttatttattatatttacttgaaaagttatatttttgtatattattatcTTACATATATTATTAACCTGATTTCAATtatgaaaaatcatattttaaatggGTAACAatgaacttaaaaaaaagtaaccattttcatcatcaaagatcCCATTTCCAAATTCCAAGTCATTATTaggaatataaaattatattttaatattattttacttcaCTTTCTATCATGAAAGTACCCATCTATTGAATaccaaattaataaacaaaagagCAAATTACAGCAACACCCCTAAGGTTTCATGTAATTACACATAACCCcaccctttttttattttcctacaCTAACCCCCtttaagtttgaaaacattACACTAACATCCCCTTATATGTTTGAAAACCTTACACTGACACTCCCTGCAGGGGAGGCAAAAGTTATGGTTAAAAAAGCAAGGGACAATTGTGTAATTACACAGAACCTTAAGGGGTGTTGCTGTAATTTGCTCtaaacaaaattattcaaagagaaatccaattaaaataaaaagataatcaaGCCATGTAGAAGATAAACAAGCCAGGCTCGAGCTTTAAATTTGACTCTTAAATAAACGAGTCAAGCTTGAGTTATCTCTTATTTTCATGAGTCAATCCCGAACTATAAGTGCTCAACTCAACTCTTTTACACCTCTAGTTATCATCATCAACAAAAAGACATGTATTTGTTCAATATTTTCCACCTAGTGGGTCTAGGGAGGGTAGACTTATACATTCTTAGCCTCGCAAGTAGAGAGAGTGAGAGACTATTTCCAGGATTTGAACCTCCAGCCAGGTCACAACCTTACTATTATGATCACCCTTTTGccagtaacaattttttttttttggaaaaacattaaattcataatataacTGGTAATCTTTAACCACAGATCCACAACCAATAGTATATATGAGCCAGCATCAATAAGCTTTTATGGCAGGTAAATTCAGGACTAATTGATACACAGCTACCTCTGTGCGATGGTTCAAGACAGATCATTTAGACCCGATAAAAATTGAGTAACTCCATGTTCTGTGAACTTAAATAactgaattaaataatttgattatgtAACTGCTGATTAAACTATATGCATGTATTTTGAGAAAGGAAAAATCTGCATATGTATGGCAGCCATGTGTGGAACAAGGTGCAAGAAACAATGGGGGGATAGAAAGTATCGTTGTCTAGCCTACATGATAAACAATGTGCATacagaaaatatattttcaagctACCTGTAGAACTGCAAGCCATTTCTAGAGTAAATATTGAACTTCCTCTTGCATGAATCTCCTCATCACAAAGCAAGCCATGCTCTCTCAAACTACAGCCTCCATCCACAGATGTAAGTTTGAATTGACTTCCTGCAAGAACATGAGAATCAGCTGTGCTCTCTAACATAGGTGCAACTCTTTCAAGGTTGATCTTCTTCTGGCAGCCATCTTGTAGAGCCAGAGACTGAAAGCAACAAAAGATAATAAGGTTTAATTGCACAGGGAGAGGtacaaaaattaatacataTCCACACTACAGAGATGATATTTGAATTTGTCTGACACTCTGACCTGCTTAGGCATATTATGTGAATTTTGCAAAAATCTACATTTATATGCTTCATCTGTGCTATTTTTTAAGCTCAAATGATGTAAACGCATAGATCGATGCAATTCATTCACAAATGAGGCCTCTAAAGAACGAATATATAGACTGTGCTGCTGATCCGTCCATCTCGTCGACTGGTCCTGGAACAAAATTTGAGCTTAGTATGTCCTTGCAAACTAAATGAAGAGAAAATTTCCTTCTTTGATAGAAATCACAAACATGGAATACAATTTAATATTGTCAATTTCACACTCAACAATCTTACATAAATAGCCTTTGAAAATAAGTTATGTCAAGCAACAAGAAATTTTACACCCATATAGGAACTAAACTAGTCGGTCTATAcaactaataaatttaattataattccaAGAACCAAAATTAGATAAACTCAAAACTATGAGCCaatcaaaagaatttaaatGATGCTTCCTCTAAATAAAATCTCTCATGATCTATAAGT contains:
- the LOC114419696 gene encoding uncharacterized protein LOC114419696 isoform X3; this encodes MEQHDLRRRRRSPPLTFDPKPLPELARSASASASSAVTVDNASKGFSHPPLDQSTRWTDQQHSLYIRSLEASFVNELHRSMRLHHLSLKNSTDEAYKCRFLQNSHNMPKQSLALQDGCQKKINLERVAPMLESTADSHVLAGSQFKLTSVDGGCSLREHGLLCDEEIHARGSSIFTLEMACSSTEVTDQNFKDEDARSSCMPLVKRLCHLEKFTHQMFQLVVMQAQKIKDMNCYQNPQ